Proteins encoded by one window of Lycium barbarum isolate Lr01 chromosome 11, ASM1917538v2, whole genome shotgun sequence:
- the LOC132617514 gene encoding uncharacterized protein LOC132617514, whose product MAYSSRSPLFLILWTVLLCGREDRAEGKEINKSGGGEEAEDNDSGGGRRGGGGGGSGSDGLGGSGGRGGGGSDSGDRGGRGWVFHFLKGGCRRIHISERGGRVLRACEKKFDIQSMVSHLESADSDMQLWLIKKLREFFSDNLESADVYLLLKNIKQTNETSGSKDLKADMTFIHIISDYLSRYKLQPVFVIKHEVLQVLLDLLETDSVCEKVVEELG is encoded by the exons ATGGCATATTCTTCTCGTTCTcctctttttcttattttatggactGTTTTGCTTT GTGGACGAGAAGACAGAGCAGAGGGAAAGGAGATAAACAAAAGTGGTGGCGGAGAAGAAGCCGAAGATAATGATAGTGGAGGAGGGAGAAGAGGAGGAGGTGGTGGTGGCAGCGGCAGCGATGGACTAGGTGGCAGTGGTGGTAGAGGAGGTGGTGGCAGTGATAGCGGAGACAGAGGAGGGAGGGGGTGGG TTTTCCACTTTTTAAAAGGAGGATGTCGGAGGATACATATTTCAGAAAGAGGAGGAAGAGTTTTGAGAGCTTGTGAAAAGAAG TTTGATATTCAATCAATGGTTTCTCATCTTGAGTCTGCTGATAGCGATATGCAGTTGTGGTTGATCAAGAAACTCAGAGAATTCTTCTCAG ATAATCTAGAATCTGCTGACGTTTATCTTCTACTTAAAAATATTAAACAGACAAATGAGACATCGGGTTCAAAAGATCTCAAAG CTGATATGACGTTCATACACATTATATCTGACTACTTATCACGCTACAAGCTGCAACCTGTTTTCGTGATTAAGCATGAGGTGCTGCAAGTTCTTTTAGACCTTCTGGAAACAGATAGTGTTTGTGAGAAG GTTGTGGAGGAACTGGGATAG
- the LOC132617815 gene encoding importin subunit alpha-like produces the protein MQRKLTFTVSKLCGGTREPPFKLVRQAIKALRKLIDENANQKVLRNACRALSYLSGAKDVSSGSFGWGSDEEFLDFDFASPSEILDAFHKANVLPVLVKLLMTCSTYSITCPAILTVQFLIIDVDKEEICIHEAVFEAGLIDCLGKLVEKEGITMGIAVVAIASAIDGIVDDEQESWAKRYIGPLCDCVEANNKLWVAEGVTGIEKILKLGEAKKANTVGGNVYAQMIKELGEFKKLNDEKFHYELENRE, from the exons ATGCAGAGAAAACTCACATTCACTGTATCAAAGCTTTGTGGAGGCACAAGAGAACCTCCTTTTAAGTTG GTGAGACAAGCAATCAAAGCTCTTCGTAAACTTATCGATGAAAATGCTAATCAAAAGGTGCTACGTAATGCATGCAGGGCGCTTTCTTACCTTTCTGGTGCAAAAGATGTGTCCTCCGGTTCATTTGGTTGGGGTTCTGATGAAGAGTTCCTCGATTTTGATTTTGCAAGCCCCAGTGAGATTCTTGATGCCTTCCATAAGGCGAATGTTCTTCCGGTGTTAGTCAAGCTCCTCAT GACATGCAGCACTTATTCAATAACCTGCCCTGCCATCCTTACTGTTCAATTTCTTATCATAGATGTCGACAAAGAGGAGATTTGCATACATGAG GCTGTATTTGAGGCTGGTTTAATAGATTGTCTGGGCAAATTGGTTGAAAAGGAAGGAATAACAATGGGTATTGCCGTTGTTGCAATTGCAAGTGCTATTGATGGTATTGTAGATGATGAACAGGA GTCCTGGGCAAAGCGCTACATAGGTCCTCTGTGTGATTGTGTTGAGGCCAATAATAAATTATGGGTTGCGGAGGGTGTAACAGGAATAGAAAAAATATTAAAGCTTGGGGAAGCAAAAAAGGCAAATACTGTTGGCGGGAATGTTTATGCTCAGATGATCAAAGAGTTGGGGGAGTTCAAAAAATTGAATGATGAGAAATTTCATTACGAGTTAGAAAATAGAGAGTAG
- the LOC132617136 gene encoding probable WRKY transcription factor 20 → MEDSHSQQQQHSQLTDGRISTVGFSHNTGGSNGGGSAKYKLMTPAMLPISRSTCITIPPGLSPSSFLESPVLLSNIKAEPSPTTGSFSKYQTVQGSGGAAPFLLTRGYSTGNTYIERKSSCFEFKYAGGPSSTSGSLATEHVISTGLNQQQNEPLKEVQDLSHPQLLAPSSLAKHEMATSTELSISSPINVDASSKEESLSAPINVDAMNPRGQSNSMQGSHADHKELSAVIPERSSDDGYNWRKYGQKLVKGSEFPRSYYKCTYPNCEVKKIFEQSPEGQITEIVYKGSHGHPKPQLSRRFSPGALMSIQEDKCEKEACFRGQEVYVEDKFNDNAQTSKIEPGSTPVSPQQADTDGLEGAVSQMQGTNDDMDEDDLYAKRRKMDGGMDITPVIKPIREPRVVVQTVSEVDILDDGYKWRKYGQKVVRGNPNPRSYYKCTNAGCPVRKHVERASHDPKAVITTYEGKHNHDVPTARNNNHEMAGSMSVTGGSRIRAVETNSLSLDLGVGTGYRLENGNNGQLHALHSQVQSSRSGMMLVHSGMSRFGAIDNHFQGPSFETLPLQPSTRCHQNYGKILLGP, encoded by the exons ATGGAAGACTCTCACTCTCAGCAGCAGCAACACTCTCAACTCACAGATGGAAGAATATCCACCGTCGGATTCAGCCACAACACCGGCGGATCTAACGGCGGTGGTAGTGCAAAGTACAAACTCATGACTCCAGCTATGCTCCCTATCTCTAGGTCAACCTGTATCACTATACCTCCCGGTCTTAGTCCTTCCTCATTCCTCGAATCTCCTGTTCTTCTCTCTAACATCAAA GCTGAGCCATCTCCGACTACAGGTTCCTTCTCCAAATACCAAACAGTGCAAGGCTCTGGTGGGGCTGCTCCATTCTTATTGACGAGAGGTTATTCTACTGGCAATACATACATTGAAAGAAAATCCAGCTGCTTTGAGTTCAAATATGCCGGTGGACCTAGTTCTACATCAGGATCATTAGCGACTGAACATGTG ATTTCTACAGGTCTCAACCAACAACAAAATGAGCCACTGAAAGAAGTTCAAGATCTAAGTCATCCTCAATTGTTAGCACCTTCATCTCTAGCTAAACATGAGATGGCAACATCAACAGAACTGAGTATATCTTCACCTATTAATGTTGATGCTTCATCAAAAGAAGAGAGTCTATCTGCACCTATTAATGTTGATGCCATGAATCCGAGAGGTCAATCTAATAGCATGCAAGGTTCACATGCTGATCATAAAGAGTTGTCAGCAGTAATCCCTGAGAGATCATCAGATGATGGGTATAACTGGCGAAAGTATGGCCAGAAACTTGTTAAAGGAAGTGAATTTCCAAGGAGCTATTACAAATGTACATACCCAAACTGTGAAGTGAAAAAAATATTTGAGCAGTCACCTGAAGGCCAAATAACAGAGATAGTTTATAAAGGTTCGCATGGTCATCCTAAACCCCAACTGAGCCGTCGATTTTCTCCTGGTGCTCTCATGTCCATCCAAGAAGATAAATGTGAGAAGGAAGCGTGTTTCAGAGGTCAAGAAG TCTATGTTGAAGACAAGTTCAACGACAATGCCCAGACCAGCAAAATTGAGCCCGGTAGTACTCCCGTATCACCTCAGCAAGCGGACACTGATGGTCTTGAAGGAGCAGTGTCACAGATGCAGGGCACTAATGATGATATGGATGAGGATGATCTATATGCGAAAAGAAG GAAAATGGATGGTGGGATGGATATAACACCGGTGATTAAGCCTATCCGTGAACCACGCGTTGTTGTTCAAACGGTCAGTGAAGTTGATATATTGGATGATGGGTACAAGTGGCGCAAGTATGGACAGAAGGTGGTCCGAGGCAATCCAAATCCCAG GAGCTATTACAAGTGCACCAATGCTGGATGCCCTGTCAGGAAACACGTGGAGAGGGCTTCTCATGATCCCAAAGCTGTTATCACCACATATGAAGGAAAACATAATCACGATGTACCTACTGCAAGGAATAATAACCATGAAATGGCAGGATCCATGTCTGTAACTGGCGGTTCAAGGATCAGGGCAGTAGAGACCAACTCACTTAGTCTGGATCTAGGCGTTGGTACTGGATATCGTCTGGAGAATGGGAACAACGGGCAACTTCACGCCCTCCATAGCCAAGTTCAATCTTCACGTTCAGGTATGATGCTAGTACATAGTGGCATGAGCCGATTTGGAGCTATAGATAATCATTTTCAAGGACCTAGTTTTGAAACTTTGCCTTTACAACCTTCTACTCGATGTCACCAAAACTATGGAAAGATACTCCTTGGCCCGTGA